DNA sequence from the Gouania willdenowi chromosome 21, fGouWil2.1, whole genome shotgun sequence genome:
AAACGTTTCCAGTGAAGGTGCCGGAGTTTATACCTGTAAAACCTATTACAACGGCGGGGACGAAGAATTCACGTTTATTGTGTCTGTTATAGGTAATATTGTACTCCCCTATGTTGAGTAAAACAGATACTTCTCTACTTCAGTAAATGGCCCACAATCATATTTCCCCTATTTTGTCTTTTCTCTTCTCAGTTCCTCCTAAAGTGAACGCCTGGCGAGAGCTCAGGGATGGCAAGATGGTGGCGGTTTGCGAAGCTGAAGGAGGAAATCCTGCTGCTAACATCAGCTGGAGTTTCACAGGAAACCTTTTGACATATAAGTCTGAACTTTCTGATGGGTTATTTAGAGTCGAGAGCAGTCTGGAAGTCCCTGAAGGAGTTGATCCAGAAAACATAAGCTGCGTTGTCAGTCATCCCTCCTGGCAAGAAAACAGGAAGCTGGTACCTAGACTTCAAACTGGAAAAGGTCCCAGACAAGAAGAATATGTGGATAATATTCTGATTTATTCACTGGCAATAAActtattttctttctctttctgcaGCCTATTCACCCTGGATACTTCTCATTTTGGTgatggttgttgttttgttgggggttttgttttttgcacaaAAGAAACTAATCATATGGCGGTAAGGAAATGGAATGGAAATGTTTATCTGaaccattttttttcacactctGATCTGATGTGTTTCACTTTTGCCAGACGATGCCAAAAGTCTGATAGCACCTCACTGACACCACCCCCAGTGAGTGGTTTCTCTGTAATACGTCTACATATCAaagttttgttttcttctttaagTCTGATTTATGACAATCCATCTGTTTGTGCACTAAGAGAGAAGACGTGGAGGAAGTGGAGCCGTACGCGAGCTACGTTCAACGCGTCAACTCCATCTATGGGCGGCAGTAGCTCAGTCCGTAGAGACATGGGTTGGAAACCGGAGGGTGgccggttcaagtcccaatgcggaccaaaagtacagaagttgttctggtagctggagaggtacTGTCGAGGAAGGAGCCCCACTGACATGTCCACTgtttctgtatgtgtgtaatttgggcctgtgtgtgtgagaagcatgtccctaaaaaaaataacaatgtaattaaaattaattacgtaatgtaattaaataaattaactcGTCTGCAGTTTTGTTCAAATAAAGTCACCTGAACGCACCTCGACCTTTGACAGGAAGCTGAAGACTAGAAAACAGTTACGAAACATGTGCCTGTGAACTTTTGACTGATGACTGACCAAATGCGAGAGTTTCATGAAGAACGTTGAGGAGAGAAATAAACGGTAGCTCTTTGGATCTCTGCAGCTAAATGTGAGACAGAGACATTATGatttttcacctttaaaatgctGTGAGCTGCACTCGCACGTctcattttttataaatattaacaGAGGAAAAAGATGAGTCTTGAGCACAGCAAGAAAAACAACGAACTAATATGTGATCAGTGAAAAAAGCACAAGATGTATAGTTTGCATCCCTTGCATTTACTTGTATTGTATGAGTTTGTACATATGTGTTTGAGTGTTTCTACAGTAGGTATCAAGTGTGTGTAGCTGTATATATTTCTCATATTATTAATCTTATACATAATCTTGCTTTAGAGTTGACATGAATGTAGTTATATCTGGAAAACAGcgttttgtcactttttaagGGGAAGTACTGACTGACCATCTTGTGCATCCTGCCTTGAAGCTTCTCTCGCTGCATTTTTTCACTGAGTCATATTTAGACTGTTTTTCCATTCGGAGAATTTGCATTATCTTGTGTCATTATTGATGTAAACAGATAATGTAGCTGTGAAAAAGAAACCGAGACATGGAAACCAAACTTGGCGGAGGTCGAGTAAACAATTGAATGATGTGTATTCAAAGATTAGCATTCACTGTCAAATAAATCATATGCATCTGTTCATTTTGTGCACTAGTACCTGTACCACATTTTAAGAGTGTACATACAATTAgaagcttttttttctgctgatttgCAAAAGTTCTGCCACTTCCTCTCTCTGAATGAAGAGACAGTCTCCTCAGATACTctgaaatggtttttttttgccaattttctcCTTTCCCCTTCAAACCTTACACTGAAAAAAGAACAGTTGATCCAATTTTAATCATTAAGTTTGAGTTCATAACACCAAAATGAGTTAAGTTCATTGAAATTAAGTTCATACATTACACAGTGGATATAATCGACATTCTTCCTCTTTAGTTTTGTCTCCTAGAGGCTGCAGCACTGAGTAAAGGTTATAAGGTCAAACTTGATGTTCAAGGGCCCATAGCAATGACCCACAGTCGGGTTCAAACCAACAACCCTCCGGTGCAAAGTCCACTTCCGTAACTTTGgcttaatgaaaatatatatatatatttttttgtaacttcaaaaataaacttaagTTTGCTTAATAACtgaatttacaatttaaaattgGCAGAAAATATCAATTTTCTTAGAGAAATTCACAAGAAACCTAACTGATGCAGGTTCACTCAAATGGGAATATCAGGTTGTAGACGGCCTGCACTAAAGCAGAAACCTAAAtgaaagtaagtaagtaatctttatttatagagtgctTTTCACAGctaaaaccacaaagtgctttacaaaaaATTTCAGTATCAAACTTACTCAGAATTTTGAGTTACTCCAACAATTGCTGAAATGCAAATTTTAGAACGGAGTTTAGGAGTTCGAACTAAATATATCTATAATTTATAAATTTTTTTCGCTGGTGTTCAAAAGTATCTAAgcaataaaatgtaaacaataattaaaactcCCTatccactgtaaaaaaaaaaaaactacagagtAAAACTATTaggagatattaaaaaaaaaacaaacaaacaaaaaactgtactgccctctgctggtaaaGGTAAAACATGCTAAATTAATTTGcactttgcatgttctccctgtgcttgtgtTGATTGTGTACTGGTACCACTGTAGAAGTGAGTGAATCTGTGTTGGTATGGCGACAGATGAGACTAATATGACTAAGCTGAATGATTCttgaaaaatgtgttattgttttcagattCTTGTCACAAAGATGTCACATGTTTTATTCTCATgtcttttttaattcaaaagcaatgcaagttttttttttttttttgtttgttttctgaaaGAAAAGCCACACCAAAGTAAGGCAACTACTGCGGCAATATTCTTCGTCTCTCTTCTTGATCAAATTGTCAGTATTTCCCTCCCACATCGTACAACAGCTCTACCCCATGAGTACATATTCATCCCCACAGTCGTCTATGGATGAATCTGCCGGTTGGGACGTGTGATGAGCGGATGCTGCTGGAATGTTAACCGTAGAGTAGTCACAGTCACAGTCATTCCCGCCTTCAGCTCTGGGCCGAGGTTGTCCAGTCCAGCTGCTGTGGTTAACGGAGGCGTATGTGACATCTGCACTTCCCTGTCaggaaatacacacaataaagtCACCTTAACCTTCTGACTTGTTTTTcatatacaggtgctggtcatataattagaatatcatgaaaaagtagatttatttcagtaattccattcaaaaagtgaaacttgtataatgtatacattcatttcactcAGACGGACATATTTCAagagtttattttgttttaatgtcgatgattataactgacaactaaagAAAACCCTAAATTGAGTATTTCggaaaatttgaatattgtggaaaggttcaatattgaagacgCCTGGTGCCCCACACTAATCAGCTAATTACctcaaaacacctgcaaaggcctttaaatggtctctcaGTCCAGTTCTGTGAGCTACACAATCATGAGGAAGACTGCTGACTTGACAGTTGTCCAAAACAACAACCATTGACACCTCGCACAAggagggcaagacacaaaaggtcaaaGCTAAGAAGgctggctgttcacagagctctgtgtccaagcatatgaactcattcagtgccagccattttcagaaattctaccccctcagtgcaagccgttttagatcattttgactgatttttaaagacccacagaatattttatactatgacaatctgaaaacTGTTTGTAACTTGTTcagttcttccgtaatcagcagttgaatagagcgagttttacacaaattgacagtttcagagcaaaaaactgagaaaaaagaaatttttttgctctattgaaaactataacatctgaattattattattttgctatctggcttaCAGTTGAAtattttgcttactgtattttgtatctcccCCTCGTGTCAATCACACTGACgtcacttcctcttcctcccttcAAGCAGAAATGACCggtttagcccggttagttgatagTTTTATCTCACTATCACAACGTTATtgataatccactcaggtccacacatgttctgtgttagtatgtggtgctgtgagatGCTGGATACCTCACAATATCACTTGATagcaccataatctccctcgtccctccttcttcctccttagctaatggtagcatcagtggctagtcttacatctaaaggtgcacAGCTGCAACCTTCAGgccaccagttggtcactacatcatgctacagcttagatattaaTGGGGGACCTTCGCCAGGGTGTATTCAAGTAATATCAGTCATAAAACGCAATTCATGAGTTttcttgtcaatggcactgaacgtttagatttgaaatgacaaattatctcgtcaatggcactgagtgagttaatagagaggcgaagggaaggaaaagatgtggtagaaaaaagtgttcaagcaatagggataaccgcaccctggagaggattgtgaaacaaaacccattcaGAGTGGACTGCAgatggagtcagtgcttcaagaaccaccacgcaCAGACATatgcaagacatgggtttcagctgtcgcattccttgtgtcaagccactcttgaacaagagacagcATCAGAAGCGTCTcgcctgggctaaagacaaaaaggactgggctgctgctgagtggtccaaaagttatgttctctgatgaaagtacattttgcatgtcctttggaaatcacggtcccagagtctggaggaagagaggaaagGCACAGAATCCATGTTGCTTGAGGtagagtgtaaagtttccacagtcagtgatggtttggggtcccatgtcatgtgctggtgttggtccactgtgtttctaTAAGTTCAAGGTCAACACAACCATCTACCAGGacgttttagagcacttcatgcttccgaTATGattcaggcaaaaggagccccaactaagtattgagtgttgtacatgctcatacttttttttctatcaGTCTTAactaatattctaattttcttaGTTGTCAGTtctaatcatcaaaattaaaagaaataaacatttgaaattaatCAGTATGTGTGTAATGAATGGATATAATATAcaactttcactttttaaatggaattactgaaataaatcaacttttttatgttattctaattatatgaccagcacctgtatattTAAGTACAGAAAATCTTTTTAGGTCATCGTTTGCATGCATGCTTTTGATTGGGCCTGGGCTTTCACCCAGTATGCAAATCACACCTCTCACTGAGCACATTATTAACTCCTCTGTATTCAGTGTATTACTGGAACTGGTAACTGTGAGGGTTTGTATGTAAGCAAATGACATTCAAGTTTGCTCACCTCTTTATCTGTGCTATCATTTTCTGCTGCAGACTTCTCTAAAACAGCAAAGACCAACagcacagtttaaaaaaacacaacccaAAAACCTGACGTATGCTTACgttagaattaaatttgcatacctttccttttcttctttgaCCTGCCTTGCAGTGTGAGACTagaaaacaacataaacatgCATTAAAATCATATTCTTTAAGTTTTACAAATGACAAGAGTTTGTCGAAAGCCCCAGCAATAGTTTATCACATTTGTATTTCCTGACTTACGTGTTTCCTCTATAGCTTATCAGATAAGTGTATGTGTGCTGCAACAGGAAACCCCTAACTATAACTGAAAACAAACAGCTGTATGTGAATTACTGTGTAGTGGCTAACATAAAGTCACAACacaatggtttgtttttaacacaGATGAGACTCTAGCGTTGACAgtcattattttttccaaagaTTTTGTATTGAAAGCAAGTCTTTTTATCATCAACTGGACATTTATTTGCTTCTTTGTGTTTAAGGATATCCTTATATACAAGGCAATAttaatgtcacacacacacgcacacacacacacacacacacacacacacgcaatgtCTTACCCTGTGGAGGAGCAGTTTCCCATGATTGATGGTACCAAGTGTTTAGATGCTGAAGAGCAACTTCATTTCACAttgcacagagagagagagagagagagagagtctaTGCGATGTGcataaaaaaaggaagaacatgttATCAAATACCTCATACATCAATGTTAGTGGTGGGACGATAGTGCATGTTATGATGGGCGATATtgggctcacgataacaatgcaatatgatatttttggaaaggaaaaaggacaaaaaaaaaataatttagtttcATTTCACTCTAACTTTGAAGATACTTTCTCTGGGTATGagtttttcaactcaatagga
Encoded proteins:
- the LOC114455728 gene encoding cell surface glycoprotein CD200 receptor 1 isoform X1; translation: MRIYFLMALFLEAWSLNQVQRTLFFSPGSSANLTCSNKTWKDILFVTWKLQLTNKECLISISIGESRDNCSDGKSIRNTSMAPLVLNIPNVSSEGAGVYTCKTYYNGGDEEFTFIVSVIVPPKVNAWRELRDGKMVAVCEAEGGNPAANISWSFTGNLLTYKSELSDGLFRVESSLEVPEGVDPENISCVVSHPSWQENRKLVPRLQTGKAYSPWILLILVMVVVLLGVLFFAQKKLIIWRRCQKSDSTSLTPPPREDVEEVEPYASYVQRVNSIYGRQ
- the LOC114455728 gene encoding cell surface glycoprotein CD200 receptor 1 isoform X2; this encodes MELATFLLESPGSSANLTCSNKTWKDILFVTWKLQLTNKECLISISIGESRDNCSDGKSIRNTSMAPLVLNIPNVSSEGAGVYTCKTYYNGGDEEFTFIVSVIVPPKVNAWRELRDGKMVAVCEAEGGNPAANISWSFTGNLLTYKSELSDGLFRVESSLEVPEGVDPENISCVVSHPSWQENRKLVPRLQTGKAYSPWILLILVMVVVLLGVLFFAQKKLIIWRRCQKSDSTSLTPPPREDVEEVEPYASYVQRVNSIYGRQ
- the LOC114455728 gene encoding cell surface glycoprotein CD200 receptor 1 isoform X3, which codes for MAPLVLNIPNVSSEGAGVYTCKTYYNGGDEEFTFIVSVIVPPKVNAWRELRDGKMVAVCEAEGGNPAANISWSFTGNLLTYKSELSDGLFRVESSLEVPEGVDPENISCVVSHPSWQENRKLVPRLQTGKAYSPWILLILVMVVVLLGVLFFAQKKLIIWRRCQKSDSTSLTPPPREDVEEVEPYASYVQRVNSIYGRQ